CCCCTGGTACGCCGACGCCCCGGCCGCCCGCCTCACCCTGTCGGACACCACGGTGGACGCGGTGACCGGCGCGAACGCCCCCGTCCAGACCCGCGCGCTCGTCGAGGCCGGCCGGCCGGAGGGGGTCAGCGGCGAGCTGCACACCGAGGTACCGGCGGTCGCGAAGGGGCTGACGGTCACTCCGGCGGGCGCGGTCAGCGTGCCGCGCGGCGGCAAGGTCGGCACCCCGCTGCTGGTCACCGCAACCGCCGAGACGCCCACCGGGACGTACGCGGTACCGGTCACGTTCACCGCCGGCGCGGCCACCGTCCGCCAGGTGCTGCAGGTGCACGTGGTGCCGCCGACCGGCGGCCCGGATCTCGCCGGCACCGCGACCGCCGACTCCTCGGGTGACGAGACCAAGGCCTTCCCCGCCTCGGCGGTCGCCGACGGCGACCCGAAGACCCGCTGGTCCTCCCCCGCGGCGGACGGCGCCTGGGTGCAGCTGAAGCTCCCGCAGGCCGTCCACCTGGGCGCGGCGGTGCTGCACTGGCAGGCCGCCTACGCCTCCTCGTACAAGCTGCAGACCTCGGCCGACGGCGTGACCTGGACGACGGTGGCGAGCGTCGACGACGGTGGCGGCGGGACGGAGACGGTGCGGTTCGACGCGCCGGACGCGCGGTACCTGCGGATGCAGGGCGTCTCCCGGGCGACCAAGTACGGCTACTCGCTCTGGGGCATCGAACTGTACGCGGTGGCCACGAGCACCCCGGCGGGTACGCAGGCGCAGTCGTCGCCCCCGGTCGCGCCCGGCGCCACGCCCCCGGCGTGATCGCGCCGCCCCGGCGTGGGCGCTCCGACGCGCGCCGGTCCCGGACGGACGGCGGGCCGCCGGCGCTCCCGCTGCGGGGGCGCCGGCGGCCCATGAGGCGTACCGGAGAATGACGGGGCAGGCCCTTGTGGAACGCGATCAGGCGGAGAGCGGTTCGGGCTGCTCGCCGCGGCGGGCCGATGCGGGGCGCGTGGTGGCGCCGTGCACCGGCGTGGGGTGGGCTGCGTGCGCCCGGCCGAGCTGCACCGGGTGAGCCCCGGCGTACTCGCTATGGTCGTGGTGCTCGTACTCACGGAACTGGTCGTTCGCCCCGTAGGGCTCCAGGTAGGGGCGCCAGCGCGGGTCCTTGATCCCGGTGCCGATGATGCGCCAGGCCAGGCCGCTGGGCGGGGCGGGCTGGTGCTTCATCCGCCAGCCGAGTTCGGTGAGGTGCCGGTCGGCCTTGGTGTGGTTGCAGCGGCGGCAGGCCGCCACCACGTTGTCCCACCGGTGCTGGCCGCCCCGGCTGCGCGGAATGACGTGGTCGACGCTGGTCGCGGCGGCCCCGCAGTAGACGCACCGCCCGTGGTCACGGGCGAACAGGGCGCGGCGGGTGAGCGGGACGGGCCCGCAGAAGGGGACCCGGACGAAGCGGGTCAGACGGACGACGGACGGCGCCGGAAGGGCGCTGGTGGCGCTGTGCAGAGTGATTCCCGAGTCCTCCAGGCTGACCGCCTTGTGGTTGAGGACCAGGATGAGTGCGCGGCGCATCGATACGACACCGAGTGGCTCGTAGGACGCGTTGAGGACCAGGACATGCGGCACGGATGCCTCCTTGGACGCCTGCGGCGCGTGGCTCGCGCCGGGACGAGCGGTTCGACCACGCAGCGGGTGCGTGATCTCCCCCAGTGTCGCCTTACGCGTTGGTACGGCGCCACCACTCCTGTGTAACGGACCTGACGTGGATTCCGGATGTGCTTTCGGTCATAACCGGTATGCCCAGGTGGTGGCCGGTTGCACACCCCCGCTCCCGGCCGGGCGCGGCGGGCCCCGCCGGGGCGGGCCGTCACCCGGCCCCGGCGGGCCGTCGGCCGGTCGGCGCAGCCCTGACTGCGCGTCCGGGCGCCGGCCGGGCCCGCGGCCGCGTGCGGGAGCGCCCCCGAGCGCCCGCTAGGCTGGTCCGGACGGTCCGCGGGCCCGGGAGCGAGCACAGCGCCGGGTGCCGGCGGCCCCGCCACCGCTCCCTTCAGGAAGGCCCGCACGTGTCCTGGTCCGCTGTCACCGGTCTTCTAGCCGACGCGGCCCCGGCTGCCGCCGGCACCACGACGACGGTCCCCGGCGAGTCACCGTCCGGGCTCGACCTCAGACTCCCCACCAGCGCGCAGGAGGTCGGCACCAGCACCAAGCAGGCCGCGAGCTGGCTGGACGCGCACTGGCAGGAATGGATCGCGAGCGGCGTGCGGATGGTCTTCATCGTGGTCCTCGCGCTGGTCCTGCGGGCCATGGTGCGCAAGCTGATCACCCAGCTGATCACCCGGATGACCAGGCCGCCCGAGGACGACGCGGCCGAGCCCAGCCGGCTCGGCGGGCTGCTGGCGAACACCGGGGTGGTCAACCCCGAGCGGCGCCGGCAGCGCTCGGAGGCGATCGGTTCGGTGCTGCGCAGCGTGGCCTCGTTCACCATCCTGGGCACGGCCGCGCTGATGGTGCTGTCGGCGCTGGGGATGAACCTGGCCCCGCTGCTGGCCAGTGCCGGGGTCGCGGGCGTGGCGATCGGTTTCGGCGCGCGCAACCTGGTGACGGACTTCCTCTCCGGCGTCTTCATGATCATGGAGGACCAGTACGGCGTCGGCGACGAGATCGACACCGGCGTGGCCACCGGCACCGTGCTGGAGGTCGGCCTGCGGGTGACGAAGCTGCGCGGGGGCAACGGCGAGATCTGGTACATCCGCAACGGCGAGGTGAAGCGGATCGCCAACATGAGCCAGGGCTGGTCGACCGCCTCGGTGGACGTCCAGGTCGGGTACAAGGAGGACCTGGTCAGGGTCGGCGCGCTGATCCACGAGACGGCGGAGGTGCTGGCCAAGGAGGCGCCCTTCGACGAGCTGGTCTGGGCCCCCGTCACCCTGCTCGGGCTGGAGTCGGTGGCGGCGGACTCGGTGGTCCTGCGGGCCGAGGCGCGTACGGCCCCGGGCAAGGCCTCGGTGGTCGCCCGGGCGCTGCGCCAGCGGCTGAAGAGCGCCTTCGACGAGGCCGGGATCAAGCTGAAGGAGGAGCCGCCCGCGGTGGCCGCCGGGCTCGCCGCCGCGGCCGCGAGCGCCGTGGTGGACGCCGCCCCGCCGTCGGTGCTGGCCGACCCCGCCTCGCCCCGGGCGCTGGCGACGGCGCCGATACCGGCACCGGCCCGCCCCGCCGACGAGAGCGGTCCCGCTCCCACGAAGTCCGGCTGACCGGCCGGCCCGCAGCACCGCCCGCCGCCCACCGGCGGCCCCCCGGAGCCCCGCTCCTCCGCTCGTCGGAGGGCGGGGCTCCGCGGCGTCCGGTAACGGATCGGCATCCACCTGCGGGGAGCCCATTGACACCCTCCGGAGCCGGGTTCTACGGTCCTCTCCAAGCGACTGGAAAGTTTCCTAACAGTTCTTGTCGCAACCACCCCGGCCGGTCGACCGCGCCCTGGACAGAGGAGGATCGACGCTGTGACCGAGAACACCCCCCGCATCCCCCTCGCCGGTACCCCCAGCCTGCTGCGCGCCATCAACGACCGGGCCGCACTGCAGTTGCTGCTGGAGAACGGCCCGTTGTCCCGGACCCAGATCGGCACCCTGACCGGGCTGTCCAAGCCGACCGCCTCGCAGTTGCTCGCCCGGCTGGAGGCGGCCGGACTGGTCGTACCGGTCGGCACCACCGCGGGCGGCCCCGGACCCAACGCGCAGCTCTACGAGGTCGACCCGTCCGCCGGGTACGTCGCCGGGATCGACGTCACCACCAGCCACGTCCGGGTCGCGGTCGCCGACATCACCGGCCGCACCCTCGCCGAGCACCGCGTCCCGTCCAGGGGCTGGCCGGCCGCCGCGACGGTCGAGCGGGTCGCCGAGGCGGTCGCCGACACGCTGCAGCGGGCCGGCCTGGCCCCCGGTGCGCTGCGCGAGGTCGTGGTCGGCCTCGGCGGCGCCCCCGACCCGGTCACCAGCAAGCTGCGCTACGCCTCGCACCTGCCGGGCTGGCACTCGCCGCGGCTGACCGAGGAGCTGTCGGCCGCCCTGGACGCGCCGGTCAGCATCGAGAACGACGTCAACCTGGCCGCCGTCGCCGAGCAGGCCTCCGGCGCGGCCCGGGGCTGCGAGGACTTCGTCCTGCTCTGGGCGGGCGAGGGCATCGGCGCCGCGATCGTCATCGCCGGACGGCTGCACCGCGGCTTCACCGGCGGCGCCGGCGAGGTCGGCTACATGCCCGTCCCCGGCGCGCCGGTGGTCCGGGACGTACGCCGCAAGAACTCCGGCGGGTTCCAGGAGCTCGTCGGCGAACCGGCCGTCCGGGCCCTCGCCCGGGAGCACGGCATCACCGCGCCGACCGCCGAGGAGGCGGTGCTGCTGGCCCTGGAGACCCCGGGCGCCGGCGACGATCTCCTCACCGCCCTGGCCGGCCGGCTCGCGGTCGGCCTGGCCGTGATCGTCTCCGTCGTCGACCCGCAACTCGTGGTGGTCTCCGGCGGCGTGGCGATCGCCGGCGGCGAACGCCTGCGCCTGCTCGTCGAGGAGGAACTGGCCCGGATCGCCATCTCCCGGCCCGAGGTGCGCAGCAGCGCCGTTCCCGGGTCGCCCGTGCTGCACGGCGCGCTCCAACGCGCCCTCGCCGCCGCCCGCGAGGCGGTCTTCTCCACCCACTGATCCACCCACGGATCCGCCCACCGACCCTCCCCGCACCGGCTCACCGCTCCACCCGAATCCGCAACCCGGGCCCGACCGGCCCACGCTCCGCTTCTCCCGACCCCCCACTGCGGGCCACCCGGCAATGGCGCCTGCCCGCACACCCCCAGGAGGACCTCGAAGTGCACGCCACCAGCTCCCGCAGAACCCGCCGTACGGTCGCCGCGATCACCGGCAGCGCCGTCCTGGCCCTCCTCGCCACCGCCTGCACCGGCACCAGCGCGGGCAGCGCGAACGACGGCTCGGCCGCCGGCAAGGACGTCACGATCAACTTCTGGCACGGTTGGAGCCAGGACAGCGAGACCAAGGCGATCAACGACAACATCGCCGCCTTCGAGAAGGCCCACCCGAACATCCACGTCAAGGCCGTCGGCAACATCACCGACGACAAGATCAACCAGGCGCTGCGGGCCGGTGGCGACGACGCGCCCGACGTGATCTCCTCCTTCACCACCAACAACGTGGGCACGTTCTGTTCGTCCAAGGTCTTCGCCGACCTGAACCCGATGCTCAAGAAGGACGGCATCGACGCCGCCAAGACCTTCCCGGCGGCGATGCTCAACTACACGCAGTACCAGGGCAACCAGTGCTCGCTGCCGCTGCTCGGCGACGCGTTCGGCCTGTACTACAACAAGACCGCCTTCGCCACCGCCGGCATCACCTCCGCCCCGAAGACCTTCAGCGAGTTCGCCGCCGACGCCGCCAAGCTGACCGTCCCGGACGGCGACGGCTTCAAGCAGCTCGGCTTCCTGCCGAACTACCACGGGTACGAGACCACCACCGAGCACTTCCTCGGCCAGTACGGCCCGACGTACTTCGGCGCCGACGGCAAGTCGGACATCGCCACCGACCCGAAGGTCGCCGCGATGCTCAACTGGCAGAAGGGCCTGGTCGAGCAGCTCGGCGGGTTCGACAAGCTGGAGAAGTTCCGCACCACCTTCGGCGACGAGTTCAGCGCCAAGAACCCGTTCGAGACCGGCCAGGTCGCGATGGCGCTCGACGGTGAGTGGCGGACCGCCTCGATCGCGGCCGACAAGCCGTCCATCGAGTGGGCCACCGCGCCGTTCCCGGTGCCGGACGACCAGGCCGACACCTACGGGCGCGGCTACCAGACCGGCACCATCATCGGCATCTCCCAGCACAGCCAGAAGCAGACCGCGGCCTGGGAGCTGGTCAAGTACCTGACCACCGACACCGACGCGGTGGTGAGCTTCGCCAACGCGATCCACAACGTGCCGAGCACCTTCGCCGCGCTGAACTCGCCGAAGCTGGACGCCGACGAGAACTTCAAGACGTTCATCGACATCACCAAGAACGCCCACTCCGGTACCACTCCCGCCAGCGTCAACGGCGGCGCGTACCTGGTCTCCCTCCAGCAGCTCGGCTACGACGTCGAGTCGGGCAAGCAGCCGGACGTCGCGGCCGGACTGGCCGCCACCGCCAAGGAAATCGACGCCGCCGTCAACCAGGCGAAGTAGCGATAGCGAGCAACACACATGGCAATCTCGTTCGGCTCCCGCAAGGCGAGTGCCGGACTGCCCGTCCCGGCGGCGCTTCGCAGCAAGCGCCGCCGGGAGGCGGCCCGCACCCTGGCCTTCCTCTCGCCCTGGCTGATCGGCTTCGGCTTCTTCTTCGTCTACCCCCTGGTCTCCACCGTCTACTTCTCCTTCACCCGGTACGACGGCTTCAGCGCCCCGGTCTTCACCGGCCTGAAGAACTGGTCGTACGTGTTCAACGACTACCCGGCGTTCTGGCAGGGCCTGCAGAACACCATGTGGCTGGTCGTGGTGATGGTCTCGCTGCGGGTGCTCTTCGGCCTCGGCATCGGGATGCTGATCACCAAGGTGAAGTCCGGTGTCGGCTTCTTCCGCACCGCGTTCTACCTGCCCTACCTGGCCCCGCCGGTGGCCGCGACGATGGCCTTCGCCTTCCTGCTCAACCCCGGCACCGGCCCGGTCAACCACGTGCTCGGCAAGCTCGGCCTGCCGCAGCCGGGCTGGTTCACCGACCCGGCCTGGTCCAAGCCCGCGCTGACCATGCTCGCCATGTGGGGCATCGGGGACCTGATGGTCATCTTCATGGCGGCCCTGCTGGACGTCCCGACGGAGCAGTACGAGGCCGCCGAACTCGACGGCGCCGGCCCGTTCCAGAAGTTCCGGTTCGTCACGCTGCCGAACATCTCCCCGATCATCATGTTCGCGGTGGTCACCGGCGTGATCCAGACGATGCAGTACTACACCCAGGCCATCGTGGCCGGGAAGGTCGCCAGCGGCATCATCGGCGGCTCCGGCCAGCAGTTCGAGCCCGGCTACCCGCACGGCTCGACCTGGACCCTGCCGCAGATGGTCTACAACCTGGGCTTCCAGCGCTTCGACACCGGCTCCGCCTGTGTGATCGCCCTGATCCTGTTCGCCATCTCGATGGCCTTCACGTCGATCCTCCTGCGCCGCAAGTCCGGCTTCATGGCGGGTGAGGACTAACCATGACTCTCAGCTCCACGCTCTCCACGTCCACGTCCGCCCCGGGGGCCGGCTCCGGCTCGGCGCGGGCCTCGTCCCAGGCGCTGCGGACCGCGCGGCGCAGGGCGGCCCTGCACTGGGTGGCGGTGCACTCGCTCGCGATCGCCGCCGCCCTGTTCTTCCTGCTGCCGTTCGTCTTCGTCTTCCTCACCTCGGTGATGACCGACCGCCAGGCGCTCACCACCAACCTCTGGCCCACCAGCTGGCAGTGGGGCAACTACCTCAAGGTCTGGGACACCCCCGGCTTCCTCACCTGGTGGCGCAACACGCTGCTCTACGCCGGCCTGGGCACCGTCCTGACCGTCGCCTCCAGCCTCCCGGTCGCCTACGCGCTGGCCAAGTTCCGCTTCCGCGGCCGCAACCTCGCCCTGATGGCCGTCATCTCGATGATGATGCTCCCGCCCCAGGTCACCATCATCCCGATGTACCTGTTCTGGGCGAAGCAGATGCACCTCAGCGGCACCCTGTGGCCGCTCATCATCCCGATGGCCTTCGGCGACGCCTTCTCGATCTTCCTCCTGCGCCAGTTCCTGCTGACCATCCCCAAGGAGTACATCGAGGCCGCCCGGATCGACGGCTGCGGTGAGTTCCGCATCCTTCTCAGGGTCGTCCTGCCGATGGCCAGGCCCGCGATCGCCGCGGTCGGACTGTTCCAGTTCTTCTACGCCTGGAACGACTACTTCGGCCCGCAGATCTACGCCAGCGAGAACCCCGGCGCCTGGACCCTCTCCTTCGGCCTCGAATCCTTCAAGGGCGCCCACCACACCAACTGGAACCTCACGATGGCCGCCACCCTCCTCGTCATGGCACCCGTCATCGTCCTCTTCTTCTTCGCCCAGAAAGCCTTCATCGAAGGCGTCACACTGACAGGGGTCAAGGGCTGATGTCCCGCACTCTGAAGCTCGCCATCGTCGGCGGCGGATCCACCTACACCCCCGAGCTGATCGACGGCTTCGCCCGGCTGCGCGACACCCTGCCGATCGGCGAACTCGTCCTGATCGACCCCGCGGCGGACCGGCTGGAGCTGGTCGGCGGCCTGGCCAGGCGGATCTTCGCCAAGCAGGGCCACCCGGGAACGGTCTCCACCACGACCGACGTCGCGGCCGGTGTGCAGGGCGCGGACGCCGTGCTGCTCCAGCTGCGGGTCGGCGGGCAGGCCGCCCGCGACCGGGACGAGACCTGGCCGCTGGAGTGCGGCTGCGTCGGCCAGGAGACCACCGGGGCCGGCGGGCTCGCCAAGGCCCTGCGGACCGTCCCGGTGGTGCTCGACATCGCCGAGCAGGTGCGCCGGGCCAACCCGGACGCCTGGATCGTCGACTTCACCAACCCGGTCGGCATCGTCACCCGGGCCCTGCAGAACGCCGGGCACAAGGCCGTCGGCCTGTGCAACGTGGCGATCGGCTTCCAGCGGCGCTTCGCCAAGCACCTCGGTGTCGACCCCGAGCTGGTCCGCCTCGACCACGTCGGCCTGAACCACCTCAGCTGGGAGCGCGGCGTCACGCTGCTCGACGCCCCCGGCTCGGGCACCGGACGGGAGGTGCTGCCGGAGCTGCTGGCGAGCCACGGCGAGGAGATCTCCGCGGACCTCCACCTGCCGCTGCCGGTCATCCGGCGCCTGGGCGTGGTGCCCTCGTACTACCTGCGGTACTTCTACCAGCACGACGTGGTGGTGGAGGAGCTGAAGGTCAAGGGTTCGCGCGCCTCCGAGGTCGCCGCCATCGAACGGCAACTGCTCGACATGTACGCCGACCCGGCGCTGGACACCAAGCCCGAGTTGCTCGCCCAGCGCGGCGGGGCGTTCTACTCGGAGGCGGCCGTCCAGCTGATCGCCTCCCTGCTGGGCACCGACGGGCGCACCACCGTGCAGGTCGTGAACACCCGCAACGACGGCATCCTGCCCTTCCTGCCGGACGACGCCGTGATCGAGGTACCGGCCGAGGTGGACGCCGCCGGGGTGCGTCCGCTGCCCCAGCGCCCGGTCGAGCCGCTCTACGCGGGTCTGATCGCCGGTGTGACCGCCTACGAGCAACTCGCCCTGGAGGCGGCGCTCAAGGGCGGCCGCGACCGGGTCTTCGACGCCCTGCTCGCGCACCCCCTGGTCGGCCAGCTGGAGCTCGCCGAGCAGCTGACCGACAGCCTGCTCGCGCACAACCGTGAGCACCTGAGCTGGGCCTGAGCACCCCCGCAGAGCCCGGACGGCTCCCGGAGCCCGGACCACCCACCTGTGCCGGGCCCGCAGCACCACCCAGAACCCCGGCCGGAACAGCGGCCTGGGCACGTACGAGCGCGGGGACCTGATGACCCACCAGCCCGAACCACTCCAGCCCGGCGTACTCGCCATCGACGCGGGCAACAGCAAGACCGACGTCGCTCTCGTCGCCGCCGACGGGACCGTCCTCGGCACCGCCCGCGGCGGCGGATTCCAGCCGCAGCTGGTCGGCGGCCCGCGGGCGGCGATCGTCTCCCTCGCCCCGCTGGTCGAGGCGGCGGCGGCCGCCGCCGGCCTCTCCACCGCCGACGGGGTGCTGACCGACCACGTCAGCGCCTGTCTGGCCAACGCCGACCTCCCGCTGGAGGAGCAGCTGCTGCAGAGCGCCCTGGAGGAGCAGGGGTGGGGAGCCAGCAGCGCGGCGGTGAACGACACCTTCGGCCTGCTGCGGGCCGGCACCGACGGTCCCCGGGGGGTGGCGGTGGTGTGCGGCGCGGGGATCAACTGCGTCGGGCTGCTGCCGGACGGGCGCACCGCGCGCTTCCCGGCCCTCGGTGAGCTGACCGGGGACTGGGGCGGCGGCGCCGGCCTGGCGACCTCCAGCATGTGGCACGCCGTCCGCGCGGAGGACGGCCGCGGCCCGGCCACCGCCTTGGCCCCCGCCATCGCCGCGCACTTCGGCCTGCGGAGCGCCGGCGCGGTCGCCGAGGCGCTGCACCTGGGGCAGGTCGAGAAGTGGCGGCTGCACGAGATCGTCCGGCTGCTGTTCACGGCCGCCGAGAGCGGCGACGCGATCGCGCTGGATCTGGTGGACCGCCAGGCGGACGAGATCACCCGGCTCGCGGTGGTCGCCCTCACCCGGCTCGACCTGCTCGGCGAGAGCACCCCCGTGGTGCTCGGCGGCGGTGTCCTGGCGTCCCGTCAGCCACTGCTGATCGACAACGTCACCGCTCGCCTGGCGGTCGCCGCGCCGCACGCCGTGCCGCGCGTCGTGGTCGCGCCGCCGGTCCTCGGCGCCGCCCTGCTGGGCCTGGACCACCTCGACGCCGCCGGCCTCGGCCGGGGCCCCGCCGCCCACGAGCGGCTGCGGGCCGCGTACTCGGCCGTGCAGCCCGTCGCGGCCTGACGCGCGGCCCCGGCGCCCGCCGTGGCCGCGCCGGGCCCGGCGCGCCGGCGTCCGCCGAAGCGGTCGTCCGGGCGGGTCCGCACACCCGTCCGGACGGCTCCTTCGGCGGACGCCGCCCGTCCGGCCCCGCACCGCCACTGGCCCCGGGCGCTGCGGCGTGGCAGCGTACCGGTGTCCACCCGCCGGGCCCGGCCGTGAGGGAGCAGCCATGCGGTACCGCTTCGACCCCGAACTCGCCGCCGCGCTGGCGATGTCCGTCGACGTCGACCTGTCGGATCTCGACGCCGCCCGGGCGGCCCAGGCGGCCGAACTGGCGGGCACCGTGCGGCGGGCCGACAGTCGCGGCGTGAGCGTCGGCGACCTGCGCGTCCCCGGGCCGCCCGGCGCTCCCGAGGTCGCCCTGCGCACCTACCGCCCCCAGGGCGTGGCCGGGCCGCTGCCCGTGCTGTGCAGCCTGCACGGCGGTGGATTCGTGCTCGGCGACCTGGACGTCGACCACGAGAGCAACCTCCGGTTCTGCCGCGAACTCGGGGTGTTCGTGGTCGCCGTGGACTACCGGCTGGCCCCCGAACACCCCTACCCGGCCGCCCTGGAGGACTGCTACGCCGCACTTCGCTGGATCGCCGGGAGCGCCGCCGCCGAGGGCCTGCGGCCCGACCGGATCGCGGTGTGGGGCGACAGCGCCGGGGCCGGCCTCGCCGCCGGCCTCGCCCTGCTGGCCCGCGACCGCGGCGGCCCCGCGCTCTGCTTCCAGCACCTGCACAGCCCGGCCCTGGACGACCGCCAGTCCACCCCCAGCGCCCTGAGCTGCACCGACACCCCGATCTGGAACCGGCGCAACGCCCGGATCGGCTGGGACGCCTACCTCGGCCCCGGGATCCCCGGGACGCCCGGGGTCCCGGTGTACGCCGCACCGGCCCGGGCCGACGACCTGACCGGGCTGCCGCCCGCGTACGTCGCCGTCATGGAGCACGACCCCCTGCACGACGAGGGGGTCGACCACGCCCGCGCCCTGCGGGCCGCCGGGGTCCCCACCGAACTGCACGTCTTCCCGGGCACGTTCCACGGCGCGGCCATGGTCGGCCACGCCGGCGTCGTGCAGCGGATGACGGCCGAGGCGCTCGCGGTGCTGCGCCACGCCCTGACCGGCTGAGCGCCCGCGCCCGGAGCCGGCGTCCGGCCGCTCAGGGCGTCGGATCGGCGGCCAACCGCCGGGCGTACAGGGCCAACTGAGCCCGGAAGCGGTCCTGCGGATCACGCAGCCGCCAGTCGAGCGCGCCTTCCACGTGGGCCAGTCGGGCCGCCACCGAGCTGTGGTGCAGGTGCAGTTCGGCCGCCGCCTGGCGAAGCGAGCCGGTGCGGCAGAAGGCGGCCAGCGCGGCGATGCTCAGCGCGCCGCCCTCCCGTCCGGCCAGCTCGTCCAGCGCCCGGACGTCCGGCTCCGCCCGCAACCGCTCGGCCGGGATCTGCGCCAGCAGCGCCACCGGCCCCAACTCGTCGTGGTCCACCAGTGCTTCGTCCGGCGCTCCCGCGCCGGCGAACCGCAGCGCCGAGCGGGCCTGCGCCCAGGACGCCGAAGCCGCCATCGGCTCGGCGGCCCCGCCGATCCCCACCCGCACCCCGCGGGCGGACTCCCGCAGGGCGGCCCGCTCGCCCAGCACTGCCCGCAGCTCGCCGGCCGGTGACGCTCCGCCGTCCCGGCGCTGCAGCAGCACCACGCCGAGGCGCCCCACCCGGGCCACCCGGACGGCCGCCGGCAGCGCGCCCCGGCCGAGCAGCGCCACCGCCTCCACCCCGGGATCGGCCGGATCGGCCCTCCCCTGCGGCGCGGTGGCGGGATCGACGGCGACCGCGACGACCCGCAGCGGCGGCTCCGGCGCCAGGCCGAGCAGCCGTAGCGCGCGGGCCCGGTCCTCCACCGCCTCCCGCTCGGAGAGCACCAGTTCCACCAGGGCCGGATCGGCCACGTGCGGCGGCTCGGCGCTCCGGGGCGGGCCGCCCAGCAGCCGAGCGGCGATCGCCATCCACTCCAGCACCAGATCGTCGAACGGGCCCGCCACACCGGGCCGTTCCAGCCAGACCCGGCCGCCTCCGGCCAGCCCTGCCTCGCCCGACACCAGCCCGGGCGTGCCCGGCAGGGCCACACCGTCCGGCCCGTACCGGGCGGTGCGCCCGTCGGCGAGCAGCAGCCCGGCCGGGCACTCGGCCAGGCCGGCGGTGGAGCGCGCCAGCATGCCTGGATCGAGGGCGCCACCGCGCAGCAGCGCCTCGAAGTGGGCGATCACCCGGACCGCGCTGGCCGCGTCCGCGTCGAGCGCCGACAGGCGCAGCAACAAGCCCTTCACAGCCGGAGTATAGGGAGACCCCGCGCTCCGCCGACAGGGCGCCGCGAGCCCCGGCCGCGCCGCCGGGCCCGCGGGCGGCGGGCCCGCGCACCGGTCGGACGGCGGCCGCCGTTGTCCCGACGCCTGTCGGATGCCCCGCGCCGACGCGCCGTGTCACCGTGTGGTCACGGCGCACCGAGCGCCGGCCGGGCCTCCCCCAGCGGATCGCTCGTCCCCCTGACCCACCACCCCGGGAAGCCACGTGTCCACGGATCCGAGCAGCTCCACCGCCGACGCGGCGCAGCCGGCCCGGCAGCTACGCGGCCTCGCCGCGCCGCCGCCGCCCACCGGCCTCTCGCCGGGATCCGGCGCGGTGGCGGCGCCCGCCGAGGCCGCCCGGCCCGACACCACGATCGTCGACTCGACCGGGCGCGGGGGCGCCTCGGTGGCGCTCACCTTCGACGACGGTCCCGACCCGGTGGCCACGCCGCGGCTGCTCGCGGTGTTGCGCGAGCAGCACGTCAGGGCGGTGTTCTCGCTCTGGGGCGAGCACGTCCGGGAGCATCCGGAGCTGGTCCGCGCCATCGCCGCCGACGGCCACACGCTCTGCAACCACACCATGCACCACGAGGACATGGGCAGCTGGGGCCCGGAGCGGATCCGCGCGGACCTGGCGCGGACCAGTGCGCTGATCCACCGGGCGGCCCCCGCGGCGCCGATCCGCCACTTTCGTGCCCCGT
The sequence above is drawn from the Kitasatospora sp. NBC_00315 genome and encodes:
- a CDS encoding carbohydrate ABC transporter permease — encoded protein: MAISFGSRKASAGLPVPAALRSKRRREAARTLAFLSPWLIGFGFFFVYPLVSTVYFSFTRYDGFSAPVFTGLKNWSYVFNDYPAFWQGLQNTMWLVVVMVSLRVLFGLGIGMLITKVKSGVGFFRTAFYLPYLAPPVAATMAFAFLLNPGTGPVNHVLGKLGLPQPGWFTDPAWSKPALTMLAMWGIGDLMVIFMAALLDVPTEQYEAAELDGAGPFQKFRFVTLPNISPIIMFAVVTGVIQTMQYYTQAIVAGKVASGIIGGSGQQFEPGYPHGSTWTLPQMVYNLGFQRFDTGSACVIALILFAISMAFTSILLRRKSGFMAGED
- a CDS encoding ROK family transcriptional regulator → MTENTPRIPLAGTPSLLRAINDRAALQLLLENGPLSRTQIGTLTGLSKPTASQLLARLEAAGLVVPVGTTAGGPGPNAQLYEVDPSAGYVAGIDVTTSHVRVAVADITGRTLAEHRVPSRGWPAAATVERVAEAVADTLQRAGLAPGALREVVVGLGGAPDPVTSKLRYASHLPGWHSPRLTEELSAALDAPVSIENDVNLAAVAEQASGAARGCEDFVLLWAGEGIGAAIVIAGRLHRGFTGGAGEVGYMPVPGAPVVRDVRRKNSGGFQELVGEPAVRALAREHGITAPTAEEAVLLALETPGAGDDLLTALAGRLAVGLAVIVSVVDPQLVVVSGGVAIAGGERLRLLVEEELARIAISRPEVRSSAVPGSPVLHGALQRALAAAREAVFSTH
- a CDS encoding ABC transporter substrate-binding protein, with product MHATSSRRTRRTVAAITGSAVLALLATACTGTSAGSANDGSAAGKDVTINFWHGWSQDSETKAINDNIAAFEKAHPNIHVKAVGNITDDKINQALRAGGDDAPDVISSFTTNNVGTFCSSKVFADLNPMLKKDGIDAAKTFPAAMLNYTQYQGNQCSLPLLGDAFGLYYNKTAFATAGITSAPKTFSEFAADAAKLTVPDGDGFKQLGFLPNYHGYETTTEHFLGQYGPTYFGADGKSDIATDPKVAAMLNWQKGLVEQLGGFDKLEKFRTTFGDEFSAKNPFETGQVAMALDGEWRTASIAADKPSIEWATAPFPVPDDQADTYGRGYQTGTIIGISQHSQKQTAAWELVKYLTTDTDAVVSFANAIHNVPSTFAALNSPKLDADENFKTFIDITKNAHSGTTPASVNGGAYLVSLQQLGYDVESGKQPDVAAGLAATAKEIDAAVNQAK
- a CDS encoding mechanosensitive ion channel family protein, which encodes MSWSAVTGLLADAAPAAAGTTTTVPGESPSGLDLRLPTSAQEVGTSTKQAASWLDAHWQEWIASGVRMVFIVVLALVLRAMVRKLITQLITRMTRPPEDDAAEPSRLGGLLANTGVVNPERRRQRSEAIGSVLRSVASFTILGTAALMVLSALGMNLAPLLASAGVAGVAIGFGARNLVTDFLSGVFMIMEDQYGVGDEIDTGVATGTVLEVGLRVTKLRGGNGEIWYIRNGEVKRIANMSQGWSTASVDVQVGYKEDLVRVGALIHETAEVLAKEAPFDELVWAPVTLLGLESVAADSVVLRAEARTAPGKASVVARALRQRLKSAFDEAGIKLKEEPPAVAAGLAAAAASAVVDAAPPSVLADPASPRALATAPIPAPARPADESGPAPTKSG
- a CDS encoding carbohydrate ABC transporter permease — protein: MTLSSTLSTSTSAPGAGSGSARASSQALRTARRRAALHWVAVHSLAIAAALFFLLPFVFVFLTSVMTDRQALTTNLWPTSWQWGNYLKVWDTPGFLTWWRNTLLYAGLGTVLTVASSLPVAYALAKFRFRGRNLALMAVISMMMLPPQVTIIPMYLFWAKQMHLSGTLWPLIIPMAFGDAFSIFLLRQFLLTIPKEYIEAARIDGCGEFRILLRVVLPMARPAIAAVGLFQFFYAWNDYFGPQIYASENPGAWTLSFGLESFKGAHHTNWNLTMAATLLVMAPVIVLFFFAQKAFIEGVTLTGVKG